In Raphanus sativus cultivar WK10039 chromosome 5, ASM80110v3, whole genome shotgun sequence, the following proteins share a genomic window:
- the LOC130495137 gene encoding protein DJ-1 homolog D: MANSRTVLILCGDYMEDYEVMVPCQALQAFGVSVHTVCPGKKAGDSCPTAVHDFCGHQTYSESRGHNFTLNATFDEVDITKYDGLVIPGGRAPEYLSMNTSVVELVKHFSTSGKPIASICHGQLILAAADTVNGRSCTGYATVGPALIAAGAKWVEPTTPDVCVVDGSLITAATYEGHPEFIQLFLKALGGKVTGANKRILFLCGDYMEDYEVKVPFQSLQALGCQVDSVCPEKKAGDRCPTAIHDFEGDQTYSEKPGHTFALTATFDGLDSSGYDALVIPGGRAPEYLGLNQQVLNLVKEFMSSGKPVASICHGQQILAAAGVLKGRKCTAYPAVKLNVVLGGGTWLEPDPIHRCFTDGNLVTGAAWPGHPEFVSQLMVLLGVQVSL; this comes from the exons ATGGCGAACTCAAGAACTGTGCTGATCTTATGCGGTGACTACATGGAAGACTATGAg GTGATGGTCCCGTGCCAGGCGTTGCAAGCTTTCGGAGTCTCAGTCCATACCGTCTGCCCCGGCAAAAAGGCTGGTGACTCTTGCCCCACCGCTGTTCACGACTTCTGTGGCCACCAg ACCTATTCTGAGTCGCGAGGTCACAATTTCACTCTCAATGCAACCTTTGACGAAGTTGACATCACCAAGTACGATGGATTGGTTATACCAGGAGGACGTGCTCCTGAATATCTCTCCATGAACACATCTGTTGTTGAGTTGGTTAAACATTTCTCAACCTCCGGAAAGCCCATTGCCTCTATTTGCCACGGCCAGTTGATATTAGCGGCTGCTGACACGGTTAACGGTCGAAGCTGCACAGGTTACGCAACTGTTGGACCTGCCCTTATCGCTGCAGGCGCCAAGTGGGTGGAACCAACAACACCTGATGTCTGTGTCGTTGATGGTAGTTTGATTACTGCAGCTACTTATGAGGGGCATCCTGAGTTTATCCAGCTCTTTCTCAAGGCCCTTGGCGGTAAAGTAACCGGAGCAAATAAAAGaatcttgtttctttgtggG GATTATATGGAGGACTATGAAGTCAAAGTCCCGTTTCAGTCTCTTCAAGCTTTGGGGTGTCAAGTTGATTCGGTTTGTCCGGAGAAAAAGGCTGGTGATCGTTGCCCAACTGCAATCCATGACTTTGAGGGTGACCAGACTTACAGTGAAAAGCCAGGGCATACTTTTGCTTTAACTGCTACTTTTGATGGACTAGATTCCTCCGGTTATGATGCTCTGGTCATTCCAGGAGGCAGAGCTCCAGAATATCTAGGCTTGAACCAACAAGTTCTTAACCTGGTTAAAGAGTTTATGAGTTCTGGGAAACCAGTTGCATCTATCTGCCACGGACAACAGATCTTAGCTGCTGCCGGTGTCCTCAAG GGAAGAAAATGCACTGCTTATCCAGCAGTGAAACTGAATGTGGTACTTGGAGGAGGAACTTGGTTAGAACCTGATCCAATCCACCGATGCTTCACCGACGGGAATCTGGTTACTGGCGCAGCATGGCCAGGACACCCAGAGTTTGTGTCACAGCTTATGGTTTTGTTGGGCGTTCAGGTTTCACTCTAG
- the LOC130495136 gene encoding mannose-6-phosphate isomerase 1: MEIATVLKANGGCEADRRRLRRLRCSVKDYAWGKIGSDSLVYRVHAANSDREIDPTRPYAELWMGTHESGPSYLEDDDGSDGVTLRSWIAENPESLGDRVLEKWGCDLPFLFKVLSVGRALSIQSHPDKNLAKKLHKAHPNLYKDDNHKPEMALAYTQFDALCGFIPLQELKSVIRAVPEIEELVGSEEVNQVFCISEHDEEKVKSAVRTIFTLLMSAGPDTTKQIVSKLKHRLHMESQERHLTEKERLVLKLEKQYPDDIGVISAFFFNYVKLNPGEALYLGANEPHAYLFGECIEVMATSDNVVRAGLTPKPLDIQTLCSMLSYKLGFPEILKGSRIRPYITRYLPPFEEFEVDLCDLPCGASTVFPSVPGPSLLLVLQGEGRMSTDASADEISMGDVLFVPADTEIHLKSSSDLKLYRAGINSRFLDSP; this comes from the exons ATGGAGATCGCTACTGTTCTCAAGGCAAATGGCGGTTGCGAAGCGGATCGACGACGGCTCCGCCGATTGAGATGCTCCGTCAAGGATTACGCTTGGGGCAAAATCGGGTCGGATTCGCTCGTCTACAGAGTCCACGCGGCGAATTCCGATCGAGAGATCGATCCGACCCGTCCTTACGCGGAGCTATGGATGGGGACTCACGAGTCCGGTCCGAGTTACTTGGAGGATGACGATGGCTCCGATGGCGTGACGCTTAGATCGTGGATTGCTGAAAACCCTGAATCTCTCGGAGATAGGGTTTTGGAGAAATGGGGTTGCGATCTCCCCTTTCTCTTCAAG GTGTTGTCGGTGGGAAGGGCCTTGTCGATTCAATCACATCCGGATAAGAATTTGGCAAAGAAATTGCATAAAGCTCATCCCAATCTTTACAAAGACGACAATCACAAACCTGAGATGGCATTGGCCTATACTCAGTTCGATGCTCTTTGTGGGTTTATACCTCTGCAG GAGCTTAAGAGTGTTATTCGTGCTGTTCCGGAGATTGAAGAGCTTGTTGGAAGTGAAGAAGTAAACCAAGTCTTCTGCATCAGTGAACATGATGAGGAGAAAGTCAAATCTGCTGTCCGAACAATCTTTACCTTGCTAATGTCTGCAGGTCCCGACACAACAAAGCAAATTGTATCCAAACTAAAACACCGTCTGCATATGGAGAGTCAG GAACGCCATCTGACAGAAAAGGAGCGGCTAGTTTTGAAGCTAGAAAAGCAATATCCAGATGATATTGGGGTCATCTCTGCATTCTTCTTCAACTATGTGAAGCTCAACCCTGGTGAAGCCTTATACCTTGGTGCAAACGAGCCTCATGCCTACTTATTCGGTGAGTGCATTGAGGTCATGGCGACTTCAGACAACGTAGTACGAGCTGGGCTTACTCCCAAACCTCTGGATATTCAAACACTTTGTTCCATGCTCTCTTATAAACTG GGCTTTCCTGAAATCCTAAAGGGGTCAAGGATTCGACCATACATCACAAGATACCTCCCGCCTTTCGAGGAGTTTGAAGTTGATCTCTGTGATCTTCCCTGTGGAGCCTCGACGGTGTTTCCCTCTGTTCCAGGCCCTTCTCTTCTGCTTGTACTCCAAGGTGAAGGAAGAATGTCTACAGACGCTTCAGCAGATGAGATTTCAATGGGAGATGTTCTGTTTGTACCTGCAGATACTGAGATTCACTTGAAGTCTTCATCTGACTTGAAGCTGTACAGAGCAGGAATTAACAGTAGGTTTTTGGATTCTCCATAG
- the LOC130495133 gene encoding uncharacterized protein LOC130495133, whose product MLPFHGHPLYIVDDDQSWLCYMCSSDEKRGMVYICMECELVTHKECVEPFLNNPFQCNHFLKFFTGSPFKSENPHCHFCRKNLSSLYARCTICNTSMDLDCLKNPPPLTVYQPKHHKHSLTLLSRLVIFTCNACGLEGDRNPYVCLECNQMLHRDCVDLPRVININRHDHRISHTFHLGQGEGDWECGVCRKMIDWVYGAFKCSRCPSYAVHSKCATRSEVWDGIELEDVPDEEEEIEEPYKVVNEQDIIHFSHENHILRLDENCVTDMRCDGCVLPFNGDACYRCVECDFILHKACASLPRKKRHLLHNHKLTLLVDEVAFQCRACKTNSNGFRYKCEEGCKDKFVFDVRCSSVSEPFHHDLHPHPLYWTLEGSKECHACDRETNNPLSCTFCDDYALCMRCTTLPRKVKHRCDDHLLSLSQGAGNASGDLWCDVCECKVFASECYYTCDECGVSLDIDCVLGDFYYLKIGHLIADREVLANNGATRPLCSSCQVRCKFPFLVKDTTQETVRYFCKIDCLHYQ is encoded by the coding sequence ATGCTGCCCTTTCATGGTCATCCATTGTATATAGTCGACGACGACCAATCTTGGTTATGCTATATGTGCTCATCAGACGAAAAGCGTGGGATGGTCTATATTTGCATGGAGTGCGAACTCGTGACGCACAAGGAATGCGTCGAGCCTTTCCTCAACAACCCGTTCCAGTGCAATCACTTTCTCAAGTTCTTCACAGGTTCACCATTTAAATCCGAGAATCCGCATTGTCATTTTTGTCGTAAGAATCTTTCTTCTTTGTACGCTCGTTGCACGATATGCAACACGAGCATGGATCTAGACTGTTTGAAAAATCCACCACCGCTCACTGTTTATCAACCGAAGCACCACAAGCATAGTCTGACCCTATTGTCGAGACTGGTCATCTTTACTTGTAACGCTTGTGGTCTGGAAGGCGACCGTAATCCTTATGTGTGTCTTGAATGCAACCAGATGCTACACAGAGATTGCGTTGATCTACCGAGAGTCATTAACATCAACCGTCATGATCATCGCATCTCTCATACTTTTCATCTTGGTCAAGGAGAAGGAGATTGGGAGTGTGGTGTTTGTAGGAAAATGATTGACTGGGTCTACGGAGCTTTCAAATGCTCTCGTTGTCCTAGCTATGCAGTTCATTCGAAATGTGCAACGAGAAGTGAAGTGTGGGACGGGATAGAGCTCGAAGATGTTcccgacgaagaagaagaaatcgaaGAACCATACAAGGTAGTTAATGAACAAGATATCATTCATTTTAGTCACGAGAATCATATTCTACGTTTGGATGAGAACTGTGTCACGGATATGCGCTGCGACGGGTGCGTTCTACCCTTCAATGGAGATGCATGCTACAGATGTGTGGAATGTGATTTCATCCTACACAAAGCGTGTGCTAGTCTTCCTCGGAAGAAACGACATTTGTTGCACAACCATAAGCTTACGCTGCTGGTTGACGAGGTTGCTTTTCAGTGTAGAGCTTGCAAAACCAATTCGAACGGTTTCAGGTATAAGTGCGAAGAGGGCTGCAAAGATAAGTTCGTGTTCGATGTTCGGTGTAGCTCCGTATCAGAGCCGTTTCACCATGATCTGCATCCGCATCCCTTGTACTGGACCTTGGAAGGTTCCAAAGAATGTCACGCCTGTGACAGGGAAACAAATAATCCTCTGAGTTGTACGTTTTGTGATGATTACGCTTTATGCATGAGGTGCACTACTTTACCAAGAAAGGTGAAACACAGGTGTGATGATCATCTTTTGTCGCTGAGCCAAGGTGCCGGAAACGCGAGCGGTGACTTGTGGTGTGATGTTTGCGAGTGCAAGGTGTTTGCGAGTGAGTGTTACTATACTTGTGATGAGTGTGGAGTGAGTCTCGATATTGATTGTGTACTTGGAGACTTTTATTATCTCAAGATAGGACACTTAATCGCTGATCGTGAAGTACTTGCCAACAATGGTGCTACTCGACCTTTATGCAGCAGTTGTCAAGTTCGATGCAAGTTCCCATTCCTCGTGAAGGATACTACACAAGAAACTGTTCGATACTTTTGCAAGATAGACTGTTTACATTACCAATAA
- the LOC108861275 gene encoding 14-3-3-like protein GF14 nu, translating to MSSTREENVYLAKLAEQAERYEEMVEYMEKVAKTVDSEELTVEERNLLSVAYKNVIGARRASWRIISSIEQKEESRGNEDHVSIIKDYRGKIETELSKICDGILNLLDSHLVPAASLAESKVFYLKMKGDYHRYLAEFKTGAERKDAAENTLVAYKSAQDIALADLPPTHPIRLGLALNFSVFYYEILNSPDRACNLAKQAFDEAISELDTLGEESYKDSTLIMQLLRDNLTLWTSDINDEAGGDEIKEASKDEPEEGKQA from the exons ATGTCGTCTACAAGGGAAGAGAACGTGTACTTAGCCAAGTTAGCCGAGCAAGCCGAGCGTTACGAGGAGATGGTCGAGTACATGGAGAAAGTCGCCAAGACCGTTGACTCCGAGGAGCTCACCGTGGAAGAGAGGAACCTCTTGTCCGTCGCTTACAAGAACGTGATCGGCGCTAGGAGAGCTTCGTGGAGGATCATCTCTTCCATCGAGCAGAAGGAAGAGAGCAGAGGGAACGAAGACCACGTGTCCATTATCAAGGACTACAGAGGGAAGATCGAGACCGAGCTCAGCAAGATCTGCGATGGGATCTTGAACCTTCTTGATTCGCACCTTGTCCCCGCTGCGTCTTTGGCTGAGTCCAAAGTGTTTTACTTGAAGATGAAGGGAGATTACCATAGGTACCTTGCTGAGTTTAAGACTGGTGCTGAGAGGAAGGATGCTGCTGAGAACACTCTCGTTGCTTACAAGTCTGCTCag GATATTGCCCTTGCTGATTTACCTCCAACTCATCCGATTAGATTGGGACTTGCTCTTAACTTCTCTGTCTTCTACTATGAGATTCTCAACTCACCTGATCGTGCTTGCAATCTCGCCAAGCAG GCTTTTGATGAAGCAATCTCTGAGCTGGACACATTAGGAGAAGAATCATACAAGGACAGCACGCTCATAATGCAACTTCTCCGTGACAATCTGACCCTCTGGACTTCTGACatcaat GACGAGGCGGGTGGTGATGAGATCAAGGAGGCGTCAAAAGACGAGCCTGAAGAAGGGAAACAAGCTTAA
- the LOC108856380 gene encoding T-complex protein 1 subunit zeta 1, whose protein sequence is MSVRVLNPNAEVLNKTAALHMTINAAKGLQDVLKSNLGPKGTIKMLVGGSGDIKLTKDGNTLLKEMQIQNPTAIMIARTAVAQDDISGDGTTSTVIFIGELMKQSERCIDEGMHPRVLVDGFEIAKRATLQFLDTFKTPVVMGDEPDKEILKMVARTTLRTKLYEGLADQLTDIVVNSVLCIRKPEEPIDLFMVEIMHMRHKFDVDTRLVEGLVLDHGSRHPDMKRRAENCHILTCNVSLEYEKSEINAGFFYSNAEQREAMVTAERRSVDERVKKIIELKNKVCAGNDNSFVIINQKGIDPPSLDLLAREGIIALRRAKRRNMERLVLACGGEAVNSVDDLTPDSLGWAGLVYEHVLGEEKYTFVEQVKNPHSCTILIKGPNDHTIAQIKDAVRDGLRSVKNTLEDECVVLGAGAFEVAARQHLINEVKKTVKGRAQLGVEAFANALLVVPKTLAENAGLDTQDVIISLTSEHDKGNVVGLNLVDGEPIDPQLAGIFDNYSVKRQLINSGPVIASQLLLVDEVIRAGRNMRKPT, encoded by the exons ATGTCTGTGCGTGTACTGAATCCTAACGCGGAGGTGCTCAACAAAACGGCGGCGCTTCATATGACCATCAACGCCGCTAAAGGTTTACAGGATGTGCTCAAGTCCAATCTCGGTCCCAAGGGAACCATCAAGAT GCTTGTTGGTGGTTCAGGGGATATCAAGCTTACCAAGGACGGTAACACGCTTTTGAAGGAAATG CAAATTCAAAATCCCACAGCCATCATGATTGCGAGGACTGCTGTTGCGCAGGATGATATTAGTGGTGATGGTACTACTTCCACTGTCATCTTCATTGGTGAGCTCATGAAACAGTCCGAGCGTTGCATCGATGAAG GAATGCATCCACGTGTCTTAGTTGATGGTTTCGAGATTGCAAAGAGAGCTACTCTTCAATTTCTCGACACTTTTAAGACACCTGTCGTTATGGGTGACGAGCCTGATAAAGAGATCCTGAAAATGGTTGCCAGGACCACGCTTAGAACAAAG TTGTATGAAGGCTTAGCTGATCAACTCACTGATATTGTTGTTAATTCG GTTCTCTGCATTCGGAAGCCTGAGGAACCTATTGATCTGTTTATGGTTGAGATAATGCACATGCGCCATAAATTTGATGTTGACACAAGATTG GTTGAGGGGCTTGTTCTGGATCATGGTTCAAGACACCCTGACATGAAGCGACGTGCAGAGAACTGTCACATCCTTACTTGCAATGTGTCTCTGGAGTATGAGAAGAG TGAAATTAATGCAGGGTTTTTCTACTCGAATGCGGAACAAAGGGAAGCCATGGTTACTGCAGAGCGACGTTCTGTTGATGAAAGAGTCAAGAAAATTATTGAGCTAAAAAATAAG GTTTGTGCTGGTAATGATAACAGTTTTGTTATCATTAATCAGAAGGGTATTGATCCCCCTTCATTGGATCTGCTTGCTAGAGAAGGG ATAATTGCCCTTAGAAGAGCGAAGAGGAGGAACATGGAACGTTTGGTTCTGGCATGTGGGGGAGAAGCTGTGAACTCCGTTGATGACTTGACCCCGGACTCTCTTGGCTGGGCTGGACTTGTCTATGAGCACGTTCTCGGGGAAGAGAAGTACACATTTGTGGAGCAAGTGAAGAATCCTCATTCATGTACTATCCTCATTAAAG GGCCTAACGACCACACCATTGCTCAAATTAAGGACGCTGTCCGTGATGGTTTAAGATCAGTTAAGAATACATTGGAAGATGAGTGTGTTGTATTA GGAGCTGGAGCTTTTGAAGTTGCAGCAAGACAGCACTTGATCAATGAAGTCAAGAAAACCGTTAAAGGA CGAGCTCAGCTCGGTGTTGAAGCTTTTGCTAACGCTCTTCTGGTGGTTCCGAAGACACTAGCTGAAAATGCTGGGCTTGATACACAAGACGTTATCATTTCACTTACG AGTGAGCATGACAAAGGAAACGTGGTGGGACTAAACCTGGTGGATGGAGAACCCATCGACCCTCAGCTTGCTGGTATATTCGACAATTACTCGGTGAAACGCCAACTTATCAATTCAGG GCCGGTGATAGCTTCGCAGTTGCTATTAGTGGATGAAGTGATTCGTGCTGGAAGGAATATGAGGAAGCCTACTTAA
- the LOC108863365 gene encoding 40S ribosomal protein S7: MFSAQNKIHKDKGVAPTDFEQEVAQAFFDLENTNQELKSDLKDLYINQAVQMDVSGNRKAIVIYVPFRLRKAFRKIHPRLVRELEKKFSGKDVIFVATRRIMRPPKKGSAVQRPRNRTLTSVHEAMLEDVAYPAEIVGKRTRYRVDGTKIMKVFLEPKERNNTEYKLETMVGVYRKLTGRDVVFEYPVTEA; the protein is encoded by the exons ATGTTCTCTGCTCAGAACAAGATCCACAAGGATAAGGGTGTTGCACCAACTGATTTCGAACAGGAAGTTGCTCAG GCTTTCTTTGACCTTGAAAACACCAACCAGGAGTTGAAAAGTGACTTGAAAGATCTCTACATTAACCAAGCTGT TCAGATGGATGTTTCTGGCAACCGCAAGGCTATTGTGATCTACGTTCCATTCAGATTGAGGAAAGCATTCCGCAAGATCCATCCTCGTCTTGTCAGAGAGCTCGAGAAGAAGTTCAGTGGCAAAGATGTTATCTTTGTTGCCACTAGAAGAATCATGCGTCCACCGAAGAAAGGCTCTGCTGTTCAGAGACCACGCAACAGGACTCTCACTTCCGTCCATGAAGCTATGCTTGAGGATGTTGCTTACCCTGCTGAGATTGTCGGAAAGCGTACCAGATACCGTGTTGATGGCACCAAGATCATGaag gTGTTTTTGGAGCCCAAGGAAAGGAACAACACTGAGTACAAGCTTGAGACAATGGTCGGTGTGTACAGGAAACTTACAGGGAGAGATGTAGTTTTCGAGTACCCAGTCACAGAAGCTTGA